The Geoalkalibacter ferrihydriticus DSM 17813 genome includes a window with the following:
- a CDS encoding group I truncated hemoglobin yields the protein MHTAAQSQEPTAAETKSPEPSLYAQLGGEAAVDAAVDRFYAKVLADDRVSDFFEGVDMQRQAAKQKEFLIFAFGGPVTYSGQDMRAAHAHLVEEKGLSDMHFDAIVELLGETLREMGVEENLIAQAAAVAEIVREPVLNK from the coding sequence ATGCACACCGCCGCCCAATCTCAGGAGCCGACTGCCGCGGAAACAAAATCACCCGAGCCGTCTCTGTATGCACAACTTGGGGGCGAAGCGGCGGTTGATGCAGCGGTCGATCGCTTCTACGCCAAGGTGCTTGCCGATGACCGCGTCAGCGACTTTTTTGAAGGGGTCGACATGCAGCGGCAGGCCGCCAAGCAGAAGGAATTTCTGATATTTGCCTTTGGCGGGCCAGTCACCTATTCCGGCCAGGACATGCGCGCCGCCCATGCGCATCTGGTCGAGGAAAAAGGCCTGAGCGACATGCATTTCGATGCCATCGTCGAACTCCTCGGCGAAACCCTCAGGGAAATGGGCGTGGAAGAGAACCTGATAGCGCAGGCTGCCGCTGTGGCCGAGATTGTTCGGGAGCCGGTGTTGAACAAATAG
- a CDS encoding PRC-barrel domain-containing protein produces the protein MKKISLITAALFSLGLFMAPAVFAAGEKAVGERTTLLMADDLVGSEVLDRNNEKIGEIDKLLVDLQQGKIGYVVMKSGGILGVGTDRYVVPFNAFEGRAQITDQMIGEKVSLTLNRSKDQLRAIPENDIQAVLSDRTQGAEIHQFYGVSPYWEDDRGMTQDRPEYRKDKDKDKDKDKRKY, from the coding sequence ATGAAAAAGATAAGTCTTATTACCGCAGCTTTGTTCTCCCTTGGTTTGTTCATGGCCCCTGCAGTATTTGCAGCGGGTGAAAAAGCAGTGGGTGAAAGGACAACCCTGCTGATGGCGGACGATCTGGTGGGGAGTGAAGTGCTGGATCGCAACAATGAGAAGATCGGCGAGATTGACAAACTTCTGGTCGACCTTCAACAAGGCAAAATTGGTTATGTGGTCATGAAAAGCGGCGGCATCTTGGGCGTCGGTACAGATCGCTACGTCGTGCCTTTTAATGCGTTTGAAGGGCGCGCCCAGATCACTGACCAGATGATAGGCGAGAAGGTTTCTCTTACTCTCAACAGATCCAAAGATCAACTGAGAGCAATCCCTGAGAACGATATCCAGGCCGTACTGAGCGATCGAACTCAAGGTGCTGAGATTCATCAATTTTATGGTGTTTCTCCCTACTGGGAAGACGATCGGGGAATGACCCAGGACAGGCCTGAATACCGCAAAGACAAAGATAAAGACAAAGATAAAGACAAGAGAAAGTATTGA